GGAATGTGACAATAAGTGGACATGACACatgtttgaaaacaaaccaagatccttttttttttcaagccTTGGGTTTCCAACTTTCGGTATGATGAAATCTTTAGACCAATATTCTTTGTACATTACTAAATTTATTAATGACGCTTGCCATAGATATATAGAGGatttctgattttttataaatGCCTaaattataaatataacAGCAGATTTATgaatttttaaaaaatgtATTAGAGGAAAGAGAAGACATGTATTAATAAAGAGTTTAAACAAGACAGCAAACAATTTATTAAATCATAATCTTCTACCTCTTCTACCACCCTTCTTTCTAGTAGAATCGGATGGGATTGGAgtaacatcttcaattctACCAATCTTTAAACCAGATCTAGCTAAAGCTCTTAAAGCGGATTGACCACCTGGACCTGGGGTCTTGGACTTGGTACCACCAGTTGCTCTTAACTTGATGTGGACTGCGGTGATACCGACTTCCTTACACTTAGCTGCAACGTCTTGAGCAGCAAGCATACCAGCGTATGGAGAAGATTCATCTCTGTCAGCCTTGACCTTCATACCACCGGTTGCTCTTGCAATGGTTTCCTTACCAGATAAATCGGTAACATGAACGAAAGTATCGTTAGTGGAAGCGTAGATGTGTGCAACACCAAAGACTTCAGAGGTGCCTTGAGATTGTGGACCAAGAGTAACGTTTTCTGTAATGAACCATGGGGGAATAATGTTAGTAAACTGAAACAGTGCCATACAAATGGTAGAAAGAATGAACCCAAAAGAAGAGGTTTGGCTTAGCCATAACATAAAAGAgtgttcaatttttttcttttcttatacttgaattttcttttgctcCTGGCTGTCTTGCGGAATgtctattttcttcttgtatGCTTTCAATATAACAGAAGAACTTTATCGATAATCCACACCTTTTCCAAGCCACTTATGTGTCATTGagtgaaaaataaataaatacaGGCCAAACGTTACCTTACGGATGATTAAGTTGAACTTTTCTGAATCCGTCTACTTCAACTGAATTATGTGTATAGTCTAAACACGGCGGTGTCTATTGATCATAGTTTCAATTTCGCTTCTCATTTACGTTCCTTTTGACcttgatttttgattccaGTTGTAGAGTTATCATTTACATGATGATTGATGTAATCTCTCTAATAGCAGCTCTCTCATTGCTGGGTCATCATTTGACAGGCAAGATACACTAGTTCCTGCAGTGTTCTATGTGTGCATGTACATACCAGTAGCCATTGTTGATGGTTTTAGAGGATTCAAAGACACTCAATAGTCAAACAGATGGAGACGCTGCCAGAAATTCTAGTATAGAGCgttccatttttttctccagTGAGAATTTTCCTCGAAATTGGAATTCGTGATTGCGgaacgaaaaaaaaaaaaacacaacaaAAACCCAGAATTGGCATCAACAACAGAGGTGTGCGGGGTGTGTGTTGTTGTGTGTGGTGCGCGGATGACTAGTAAGAAAGAGGGGAATAACAGTCACAGCTGACtatttttctattattattatgattattattatcataATCATTATCATAATCATTATAATTATTACTACTGAAATTCTTACATCTATCTAGTCAATCTGCATTACTACCAATAATCTCAACACTACTAGCAAATTCCCGCAAAAAACAATCATCTTGTCACGAACTTCAATCACTACAGTATATAGGGCCAGTACTCTGTACCATTTGCATTACCCGAGTAACCCAACATGTAGTATAATCTTAACTTGCACTTTTTAGCTTCTACAGCTCCAAACGGCGTAAATCTACATTTCCAGGTTCACCTAGACGACTTTATGTACAAGAACCTCTTGCAATTCTAGTGGTTGTAATATATTGTTAGAATATCTATAAATCTAGTATATAGAACACGGGGGTGTTTGAACTTTTACTAAGGAAAAACAGAGGGCACTAATGTCAACAGTATATGAGACACCAAGCTTAGTAGACGAAACCTAGAATCTTACCAGAGACGTGctttctctttgcttcttcGTGGTCCATAATACCTGCAGAAGTGGTCATGATAACGTAACCAAATTGTCTTGCTGGCAACAAGTTGTTGGTCCAGTTGTCAATGTCGTTGATCTTGACGTTGAATCTTGGTTGAATGACACCACACTTGTTCAATCTACCGTTCAATTGGATGACAATCTTACCGGATCTGTGGTCATcgataaattcaaattcaccAATGTAACCGTGCTTTTGCATAACAGTCAAAAACTTGATAATGACCTTGGAAGATGGTCTGATTAGGACTTGTCTCTTACCGGACTTTTCTGCGTTGTTGATAGCGTTCAATGCATCTGCGAGGACGGAAGTTCTGGTCATCTTGGCTGGTGTTTGTCGTGGCTATAAAGATATTCTTCAACTACCAGTAGCTTTGAACATCTTCAAGGAGAATGAAATTTCGCCAATGCACATACTTTTCACATCTTACACGCCTGGTCGCGACTCTGAGAGAGCTgtactgaaaaaaaaaaaaacaaaaaaaaccgtcaaaaaaaatttcagattCCGCTTTAGGAGcgaggaaaaaaaaaaaaaaagggcaACCAGCAACACTTTACTTGTTGTAGAAAACAATCCGGGTGCATTCTATTTTTTCCCTCCAACCCCCCATTGTCTTACCAAATCCATATAGACACCCGCGCACCGCAGATGTTGTCCAGTGGGGAGAGAACAGAGGGGATTTGGGAACACGCGGGGGGAAAGTGAGAGAGGGGTGGAATTTGGTTGGGGGgagtcttttttttttacattCTCTTGGAATACTATACCTTAAAGGTGGTTTAGTTTGGGTTTTCATAGCTGGAATTCCATTTAGCAGATACTTCGTTAAACAAAGATGCCTGTATGTACAAGAACCTACGAGTGGATGCCAGTACAAGTGTGAACCTTACCACAAACATGTTGAGGGGGGAACGTCCATTTGGTTAAGGTGATATAGTCCACAAGACTCATTTGTATGAAGATGTGGAAAATTGACATTTTGCTAAACGTTCATATGTTAGTGAATTagtgtgtgtgtgtgtacAGCTAGATCACAGACACAAACAGCCAGCCAGACGATAAGCTTTATCCTCTTATTGTGGACGTTCACTCTACAACCTGGAGACGTGTCGGATACAACTGGATACGTTGCGGAAACCAGcaattgtttgttttctatttcttcaaattgaatACAGTATACTAACAAGACATgtctttccttttttgggattttctccttttcattAATACAGTCTCAAAAGACCTTCAGAGTCAAGCAAAAGTTAGCTAAAGcacaaaaccaaaacagACCATTGCCACAATGGATCAGATTAAGAACTAACAACAAGATCAGATACAATGCAAAGAGAAGACACTGGAAGAGAACCAAGTTAGGTTTATAATTGTGCTCAGGCTACACTTATTTCTCCCAACTTACTTCCAATATGGGCTTTGCAGTTTTATCGGTTTATAATTAACTTCTATATAATCTATAACGACTAATAGAAATTACTTGTTGAGATTCTCCAAACACGACTCTAATACATCACTTAGAGGTTGTCCTCCTGTTCCTTTTAGCCCTCTTCCCACCTATTTCTCACCTGTCATCCCTCCCACCCTTCTCCCATATGGGAGAAACCCTTAACCGGTGTGAGCTTTGGGTATTCCGTGCTTGGAACTCAGCCGCGAGTTGCCCAGTTTGTATAAATTGGTATCGTTTCCCACTTTTCTTAGTTAGGTGGAATGTGCGTGTCCCTTATTTATTGGTGCACACTAGCCAAGGACAATACAGTTGCAATCCAGTGAGAACACTGGATGGACTCTATGTCTATCTTGTTGTTtgaatgatgaaaattaACCACCGCAAAGTCAAGCTTATACCGATTTATTATGAGTGATAATTCTGGGTCTTCTTTCTACTGACTTAACAACAATTATCTAGGAGTTTTTCCTACTTTTGCATTCtaactttttgttttctgttttgtttgtgtttCTCCTTGCTTTTATTGTGTTTCTTGTCTCTCAATTGTAGCTCAATCGCCATGATTTTCTCACAATGAGTCCATTGTGTGGATCATCAGCGATGGAGGGTATTGACTGATAGTTGTAtgaaatgatgaaatttaACCACCGCGTTAGTCAAGCTAGATAGTATCTGATTTATCCATGAATGATACTTTTTGGGTCTTCTTTCTACTGAAATATATACAACTATCACAATGAGTAACACCAAAATGCCAGTTTGTAGTCTTGGAAAGCCGGCGGTAGACATTAAAGTAGAGGTATAAGTTAGTAAGAGGGGAACATAGGAACTTTGCACCACTTAGAGGGAATGAATTAATCTTATAACTAAATTATACAGTTTTAATTGCAGAGATCAAACGGTTTCCTCAAAGACAGTTTCGATTGGTTTCTCCATGAAACTAGCATGTGATAAAATTGAGACACAGGACGAACCAATCAACCACATCATTGTACTGATTGGAGATGCAATGAAAGCCAATGGCAGTGCAACAATCAATAGGCCAGTGTACAATTGAGAGCTTGAAAACCTTCCCATTGGTGTGACCAAATCCTCACCACCAAGCTTACTGATGGCTAATACACCTCCGCCAACTAAGGCAATCacaaataacaacaacaagttgGTGATTAGTGCATACAAGGACAAAGATAAAACAATTGCAACGTAGTTCGACTGATAGTAGTTCAAATTATAAGTGACACGTTGTTGTAATTCCGTAAAGTTCGATGGTTTACTGAAATGACGAACATCAAAGAACTCTTGTGGAGGACGTAATGAGGAAATTTTGGATTGGATCACTCCAAAGTTTTccttg
The Pichia kudriavzevii chromosome 2, complete sequence DNA segment above includes these coding regions:
- a CDS encoding uncharacterized protein (PKUD0B09850; similar to Saccharomyces cerevisiae YCR031C (RPS14A) and YJL191W (RPS14B); ancestral locus Anc_1.146); this encodes MATENVTLGPQSQGTSEVFGVAHIYASTNDTFVHVTDLSGKETIARATGGMKVKADRDESSPYAGMLAAQDVAAKCKEVGITAVHIKLRATGGTKSKTPGPGGQSALRALARSGLKIGRIEDVTPIPSDSTRKKGGRRGRRL
- a CDS encoding uncharacterized protein (PKUD0B09860; similar to Saccharomyces cerevisiae YJL190C (RPS22A); ancestral locus Anc_1.147), with the protein product MTRTSVLADALNAINNAEKSGKRQVLIRPSSKVIIKFLTVMQKHGYIGEFEFIDDHRSGKIVIQLNGRLNKCGVIQPRFNVKINDIDNWTNNLLPARQFGYVIMTTSAGIMDHEEAKRKHVSGKILGFVY
- a CDS encoding uncharacterized protein (PKUD0B09870; similar to Saccharomyces cerevisiae YJL189W (RPL39); ancestral locus Anc_1.148) encodes the protein MPSQKTFRVKQKLAKAQNQNRPLPQWIRLRTNNKIRYNAKRRHWKRTKLGL
- a CDS encoding uncharacterized protein (PKUD0B09880; similar to Saccharomyces cerevisiae YNL044W (YIP3); ancestral locus Anc_2.269), which gives rise to MSNILTTLQNININSITDNLSIENIKENFGVIQSKISSLRPPQEFFDVRHFSKPSNFTELQQRVTYNLNYYQSNYVAIVLSLSLYALITNLLLLFVIALVGGGVLAISKLGGEDLVTPMGRFSSSQLYTGLLIVALPLAFIASPISTMMWLIGSSCVSILSHASFMEKPIETVFEETV